One window of Chloroflexus aggregans DSM 9485 genomic DNA carries:
- a CDS encoding 1-acyl-sn-glycerol-3-phosphate acyltransferase, producing MLINHYQNCRLAAAIPHYRSSALADLMWCNIHDMLRGFGITQPSWIYGIAALVARLPARRFAEQLLVFDELVGKAGLPTGSRWICSQFAPGLRIDGPQPPRTGPLLVVANHPGLLDAAALIAALGRTDLKIIAIARPLLRALPNTAAAIIPVGTTPTGRMATLRMAIRHLQQGGAVLTFPAGRIEPDPALDPTAMMSLAEWSTSLDLFGRLSPDIPVVTAIVSDVQAPAALHHPLTRLRREPSERRWLAAILQVLWPHLATNPVRIRWGPPLVANTSLRSTVQVVAEQLIRQVTPVEYRETRP from the coding sequence GTGCTTATCAATCACTACCAGAATTGTCGTCTCGCCGCCGCCATACCGCATTACCGGTCGTCTGCTTTGGCCGATCTGATGTGGTGCAATATTCACGATATGTTGCGTGGATTTGGGATAACGCAACCATCGTGGATCTACGGAATTGCTGCGCTCGTTGCTCGTCTACCGGCCCGACGGTTCGCCGAACAACTCCTCGTGTTCGACGAATTGGTCGGCAAAGCCGGATTACCGACAGGGAGCCGGTGGATCTGTAGCCAATTTGCCCCAGGTTTGCGGATCGACGGCCCACAACCGCCACGCACCGGCCCATTACTCGTGGTCGCCAATCATCCTGGTCTGCTCGATGCGGCAGCTCTCATCGCAGCGCTAGGTCGTACCGATCTGAAGATTATTGCGATTGCTCGTCCGCTCCTACGGGCTTTGCCGAATACGGCAGCGGCGATTATTCCGGTGGGTACGACCCCAACCGGACGCATGGCCACGCTTCGTATGGCGATACGCCATCTGCAGCAAGGTGGTGCAGTCTTAACGTTCCCTGCCGGTCGGATCGAGCCTGACCCGGCGCTTGATCCAACAGCGATGATGAGCCTGGCCGAGTGGTCAACCAGCCTCGATCTGTTTGGCCGGTTATCACCTGACATCCCTGTGGTAACGGCCATCGTTAGCGATGTCCAAGCTCCGGCAGCACTGCACCATCCGTTGACTCGCCTTCGTCGCGAACCATCGGAACGACGGTGGTTAGCGGCAATTTTGCAAGTGTTGTGGCCGCATCTCGCCACAAATCCGGTGCGCATCCGGTGGGGACCACCGCTCGTCGCCAACACCAGCTTGCGTTCGACGGTGCAAGTAGTGGCAGAGCAGTTGATACGGCAAGTGACACCCGTTGAATATCGCGAGACAAGACCATGA
- a CDS encoding MFS transporter: MTLNHHRYIVAGSVLVDMLGYGLIMPLLPFMVQKWGGNATIIGLLGSLYALMQLLAAPLLGALSDRVGRRPVILGCLFGSALAYSWLALADSLPLLAAAIALGGVAGSSMPVAQAYIADVTSPTERTHGFGLLGAAFGLGLIGGAAIGGFLSQFGLALPPLVAATIALSNAIYASIVLPESLPPMRRHASSLPFRNLFGSALIALQASSVRPLLIAVMLLNITFAGLQSNIALYTLTRFGWGPDQNAILFVFVGLCAALTQGVLIGKLQSRLGDAWLASGGLGLMALAFAFVSGVYTDWLLFPLAALLAIGMGLAVPAITSLVSRQAGENRQGIVLGGMQALISVALLIGPASFGFLFDRFGSTTPYLAGGMLLIGAWLMTTITIANPSILIRSAEDPEAQV; encoded by the coding sequence ATGACATTAAACCATCATCGCTACATTGTCGCCGGTTCGGTCCTGGTTGATATGCTGGGATACGGCTTGATTATGCCGTTACTCCCGTTTATGGTACAGAAGTGGGGAGGTAACGCGACGATCATCGGGTTGCTCGGCTCACTGTATGCGCTGATGCAATTGCTGGCGGCACCGCTGCTCGGGGCGCTTTCCGACCGCGTCGGACGACGACCGGTTATTTTGGGCTGCTTATTCGGATCGGCATTGGCATATAGCTGGCTAGCCCTCGCCGACTCACTCCCTTTACTGGCGGCCGCCATCGCTCTTGGCGGGGTAGCCGGTTCGAGCATGCCGGTGGCGCAGGCTTACATTGCCGATGTCACGTCGCCAACCGAACGAACTCACGGCTTCGGGCTGCTAGGTGCGGCATTTGGGCTTGGCCTGATCGGTGGAGCTGCTATCGGCGGCTTCCTCAGCCAGTTCGGATTAGCCCTGCCCCCACTCGTCGCCGCTACCATTGCCCTGAGCAACGCTATCTACGCCAGCATTGTCTTACCCGAGTCGTTACCACCAATGCGCCGCCATGCATCGTCGTTGCCCTTCCGCAACCTGTTCGGATCGGCGCTCATTGCGTTACAAGCCTCATCGGTGCGACCGTTGTTGATCGCGGTGATGCTACTCAACATCACATTCGCCGGTTTACAAAGTAATATTGCACTCTACACACTCACCCGTTTCGGCTGGGGACCAGATCAGAATGCGATCTTGTTTGTCTTTGTGGGGCTGTGTGCTGCCCTAACGCAAGGTGTGCTCATCGGCAAGTTACAATCACGGCTTGGCGATGCATGGTTAGCCAGCGGTGGTCTGGGGCTGATGGCCCTCGCCTTTGCCTTTGTCAGTGGTGTATATACGGATTGGCTTCTCTTTCCGCTCGCCGCGCTTCTCGCCATCGGGATGGGGCTAGCCGTACCGGCCATCACAAGCCTCGTCTCACGACAGGCCGGTGAAAACCGGCAAGGAATTGTGCTAGGCGGGATGCAGGCATTGATCAGTGTAGCTCTCCTGATCGGGCCGGCCAGTTTCGGTTTCCTCTTCGACCGGTTTGGCAGCACTACACCCTATCTCGCAGGAGGCATGCTGTTGATCGGCGCATGGCTTATGACAACAATAACCATCGCCAACCCGTCTATTCTTATTCGTTCTGCTGAAGATCCAGAGGCTCAGGTATGA
- the ribA gene encoding GTP cyclohydrolase II has translation MTTESSPVLITRAAMADLPTKFGHFQIIVYLDAEQKEQIALTCGDLNGSEPVLTRLHSECLTGDVFGSHRCDCGEQLAAALNAIQQAGRGVLLYLRQEGRGIGLVNKIRAYALQQQGLDTIDANRALGLPIDTRDYGVAAAILRDLGVHTVRLLTNNPAKITGLEECGITVSERVPLQIPANVYNALYLLAKQLRMGHLLDSRMLL, from the coding sequence ATGACAACAGAATCTTCACCCGTTCTCATTACCCGTGCGGCGATGGCCGATTTACCAACCAAATTCGGTCATTTTCAGATTATCGTCTATCTCGATGCTGAACAGAAAGAACAGATCGCGCTGACGTGCGGTGACCTAAACGGCTCAGAGCCGGTCCTTACCCGACTCCATTCCGAATGCTTAACCGGAGATGTCTTCGGCTCACACCGTTGCGACTGCGGCGAACAACTTGCTGCCGCGCTCAATGCAATTCAGCAGGCCGGGCGCGGCGTGTTGCTCTACCTGCGGCAAGAAGGTCGTGGGATTGGGTTGGTCAATAAGATTCGGGCGTATGCGCTCCAACAACAAGGACTAGACACAATTGACGCAAATCGCGCTCTCGGACTACCCATCGATACTCGCGACTACGGCGTTGCAGCGGCTATCCTGCGTGATCTTGGCGTTCACACCGTCCGTCTTCTCACCAACAATCCCGCCAAAATCACCGGTCTCGAAGAGTGTGGCATTACGGTATCCGAACGAGTTCCGCTTCAAATTCCGGCAAACGTGTATAACGCCCTGTATCTCTTAGCCAAACAACTCCGTATGGGGCACCTACTCGATAGCCGAATGCTTTTGTAA
- a CDS encoding NYN domain-containing protein has protein sequence MNNFCRIGVFYDGSYFSYAQTYFYAEKKVGWLSFTPFHRLIEQFISSKEQRYAMHRIVYASWHQGLFPASQTNEKQFFIERNRHLDLMHAGIEPKYVPMAPSGHEKGVDVSLAVDVMERVMEGKIDVAVLVTGDGDLTPLARTVMKHGVRVGVFYFEYDSPQRNSRVNGRLITACNYAFNVNDLERDPRYATVFKTLFRVPQVTAAKE, from the coding sequence ATGAATAACTTTTGTCGAATCGGTGTTTTCTACGATGGTTCATACTTCTCATATGCGCAAACATACTTTTACGCTGAGAAGAAAGTTGGCTGGCTGTCGTTTACGCCGTTTCACCGATTGATCGAGCAATTCATCAGCAGCAAAGAGCAGCGTTACGCGATGCACCGCATTGTCTATGCGAGTTGGCATCAGGGTCTTTTCCCTGCATCACAGACCAATGAAAAGCAGTTTTTCATTGAGCGCAATCGCCACCTCGATCTGATGCACGCCGGGATCGAGCCGAAGTATGTGCCGATGGCACCGAGTGGACATGAGAAAGGGGTCGATGTGTCGTTGGCGGTTGATGTGATGGAGCGAGTGATGGAGGGGAAGATCGATGTGGCCGTGCTCGTAACCGGTGATGGTGATCTGACACCACTGGCGCGCACGGTGATGAAGCACGGCGTGCGTGTCGGTGTTTTTTATTTTGAATACGATTCGCCGCAACGGAATAGCCGCGTCAATGGGCGCTTGATCACCGCCTGCAACTATGCGTTTAACGTGAACGATCTCGAACGTGATCCCCGCTACGCTACCGTCTTTAAAACTCTTTTCCGCGTACCACAAGTCACCGCAGCTAAGGAATGA
- a CDS encoding hydroxypyruvate isomerase family protein, translating to MSTLAPLRFSVCLDMIFTDRPFEQRLEHIADLGFRAYEFWTRRGKDMNITIALQTALRLHCVAILGSEASPNDPDQRTQFRDEISRSAALAVDLACDNLIVHGGVIRPDLDLASQRACLIEALQEAAETASDAGLNLLLEPRNPLDHPGSFLWSSDEGFAIVRAVGQPHVKLLFDCYHQQISEGNLTRRILANLDLIGHIHVADVPGRHEPGTGEINYEHIFGILREHSYNGYVGLEYSPRIDAAASLRAVRMMGQ from the coding sequence ATGTCGACCCTCGCACCCCTCCGCTTCTCAGTCTGTCTCGATATGATCTTCACCGATCGACCGTTTGAGCAACGGCTGGAGCATATTGCCGATCTGGGTTTTCGCGCCTACGAGTTCTGGACGCGACGGGGCAAGGATATGAACATTACCATTGCCCTACAGACAGCGTTACGTCTGCATTGTGTAGCTATTTTGGGAAGTGAGGCATCGCCAAACGATCCCGATCAGCGTACTCAATTCCGCGATGAGATTAGTCGAAGTGCAGCACTGGCGGTCGATTTGGCCTGCGACAATCTGATTGTGCATGGGGGGGTTATCCGTCCGGATCTTGATCTGGCCTCGCAACGGGCGTGTCTCATCGAGGCATTACAAGAAGCAGCAGAAACAGCTTCTGATGCCGGTTTGAACCTCTTACTCGAACCGCGTAATCCGCTTGATCATCCGGGGAGCTTCTTGTGGTCGTCTGATGAAGGGTTTGCGATTGTGCGCGCGGTTGGGCAACCACACGTGAAGTTGTTGTTCGATTGTTATCATCAGCAAATTAGTGAAGGTAACCTGACCCGCCGTATTTTGGCGAATCTTGATCTTATCGGTCATATTCATGTTGCCGATGTGCCCGGACGGCACGAACCCGGTACCGGCGAGATTAATTATGAGCATATTTTTGGTATTTTGCGCGAACATTCGTACAATGGCTATGTTGGTTTAGAATATTCACCACGGATTGATGCTGCGGCTAGTCTGCGGGCAGTGCGGATGATGGGTCAGTAA
- a CDS encoding SDR family NAD(P)-dependent oxidoreductase, translated as MDPRDRVVIITGASSGIGAATARCFAAAGARLVLAARSADTLAQIAAELPQALSVPTDVSDPVACAQLVERAGATYGRVDILINNAGIGLTGPVSTLARHDLERVLAVDLLGPIWLMQAVVPVMRAVGRGQIINVSSVLAVQPLPYLGGYAAAKAALEQISNALRIELHGSGIAVTVVRPGTTRTDFNQRRLGRGRERRRIAPPGVAPEVVARAILRAARTEPRLAYVSWMDRLALMASRLAPGVVEAVLARAFRWEE; from the coding sequence ATGGACCCACGTGATCGCGTTGTCATTATTACCGGTGCCTCTAGTGGGATTGGCGCTGCCACCGCCCGTTGTTTCGCTGCTGCCGGCGCACGATTGGTGTTAGCCGCCCGTTCGGCAGATACGTTAGCGCAGATTGCAGCCGAACTGCCGCAAGCCCTCTCGGTACCGACCGATGTGTCCGATCCGGTTGCTTGTGCGCAATTGGTGGAACGTGCAGGAGCAACATACGGTCGAGTCGACATCTTGATCAATAACGCCGGAATTGGCCTGACCGGTCCGGTGAGTACGCTCGCTCGCCACGACCTTGAGCGAGTGTTGGCGGTTGATCTGCTTGGTCCGATCTGGCTTATGCAGGCTGTCGTGCCGGTGATGCGTGCCGTCGGACGTGGCCAGATCATCAATGTCTCATCGGTGTTGGCCGTGCAACCGTTGCCGTACTTGGGCGGCTACGCGGCTGCGAAAGCGGCGCTTGAACAGATCAGCAACGCCCTGCGCATCGAGTTGCACGGCAGCGGCATTGCGGTGACGGTGGTCCGCCCTGGTACGACCCGTACCGATTTTAATCAACGACGGCTGGGGCGTGGTCGTGAGCGGCGCCGGATTGCCCCGCCCGGTGTTGCGCCGGAAGTGGTGGCACGTGCTATTCTGCGGGCAGCCCGAACCGAGCCGCGTCTTGCGTATGTGAGCTGGATGGATCGCCTGGCGCTGATGGCGAGTCGCTTGGCGCCGGGTGTGGTCGAAGCAGTATTAGCACGTGCCTTTCGTTGGGAAGAATGA
- a CDS encoding hydroxymethylglutaryl-CoA lyase yields MMTVMESAPLPTFVHIREVGPRDGLQNEPVILSTAQKVKLIDMLSATGLQAIEVGAFVRPQQVPQMADTEAVFAGIKRHPGITYSAIAPNVIGARRALAAGADVVQVFLSASESHNRSNVNMSIEQSLTQVAEMAALVHGAGKPFDAVVSVAFGCPFEGDVPVERVLDICQRLLDVGAEQLTLGDTTGMAHPLLVQEVVRAFRARFPRQPLRLHLHSARGAGLANLLAGLQMGVDLFDSSIGGIGGCPFAPGAPGNLCTEDVVHLLHEMGIKTGLNLPALMNTARELERMLGHEVPGQTIKAGICKHLRDRESSPR; encoded by the coding sequence ATGATGACCGTGATGGAAAGTGCCCCACTACCGACGTTCGTGCATATTCGTGAAGTTGGCCCGCGCGATGGTCTGCAAAATGAACCGGTGATTCTCAGTACCGCCCAGAAGGTGAAGTTGATCGATATGCTGTCGGCAACCGGCCTACAGGCGATTGAAGTCGGGGCGTTTGTGCGACCGCAGCAGGTACCACAGATGGCCGATACCGAAGCGGTATTTGCCGGTATTAAGCGTCATCCGGGCATCACCTATAGTGCGATTGCGCCAAACGTGATTGGTGCGCGACGCGCATTGGCTGCCGGTGCTGATGTGGTGCAGGTCTTTCTCAGCGCAAGTGAGAGTCACAACCGTAGTAATGTGAACATGAGCATCGAGCAGTCGTTGACGCAGGTGGCAGAAATGGCGGCACTGGTACACGGAGCGGGAAAACCGTTCGATGCAGTAGTATCGGTGGCGTTCGGGTGTCCGTTTGAAGGTGATGTTCCGGTCGAGCGTGTGCTCGATATTTGTCAACGCTTGCTTGATGTCGGTGCCGAGCAACTGACGTTAGGCGATACGACCGGTATGGCGCATCCATTGCTCGTGCAAGAAGTGGTGCGCGCGTTTCGCGCACGCTTCCCGCGTCAGCCGTTACGGTTGCATCTGCACAGCGCACGTGGTGCAGGGTTGGCGAATCTGCTGGCCGGCTTGCAGATGGGAGTCGATCTCTTTGATTCGAGTATTGGTGGTATCGGTGGTTGTCCGTTTGCCCCCGGTGCTCCCGGAAATCTCTGTACCGAAGATGTCGTACATTTGCTGCATGAAATGGGTATTAAAACCGGATTAAATCTGCCAGCATTGATGAACACGGCCCGTGAGTTAGAGCGGATGTTAGGTCACGAGGTGCCCGGTCAAACAATCAAAGCAGGTATCTGCAAACACCTGCGTGATCGTGAATCATCCCCGCGGTAG
- a CDS encoding RtcB family protein yields the protein MKPAKLLADYTDHPSFRRICREAKQMLKEGMDVAMIRQAIAARYGTPPTELRLRDTPQPLKIVGEHLVEPGAIEQIRMALRLPPAIRGALMPDAHQGYALPVGGVIAYDRAVAPYQVGVDIGCRMHLSIFAELTPDDARRDRQLLLETLSKVTVFGIGSPKKPVADHPILTDSRWRATKLLRELHELARVQIGTSGGGNHFAEIVIGEWLTNGQPFVGLLTHSGSRGVGARIANYYAELADRETAVIAKGIPRTYGWLSTEREAGQEYLLAMRLAGDFARANHEVIHARFARALGLKVTQVIENHHNFAWEQPDGTVIHRKGATPAEAGVLGIIPGSMATASYIVEGLGDKATLASAAHGAGRRFSRAEARRTITPAMAAAVVREAGVLVRGLTVDESPLAYKDIESVMEVQIAAGLIRPVARMRPLVVVMSGARGEDS from the coding sequence ATGAAACCTGCCAAATTGCTGGCCGATTACACCGATCATCCCAGCTTTCGCAGGATATGTCGTGAAGCGAAACAGATGCTAAAAGAGGGGATGGATGTCGCCATGATTCGGCAAGCGATCGCGGCTCGCTACGGTACTCCGCCAACGGAGCTGCGGCTCCGCGATACCCCGCAGCCGTTGAAAATTGTCGGTGAGCATCTGGTGGAGCCGGGAGCCATTGAGCAGATCCGAATGGCATTACGCTTACCACCGGCGATCCGTGGAGCACTGATGCCCGATGCACATCAGGGGTATGCGCTGCCGGTGGGTGGTGTAATCGCGTATGACCGTGCCGTTGCGCCGTATCAAGTTGGGGTTGATATTGGCTGTCGGATGCACCTTTCGATCTTTGCCGAACTTACTCCAGATGATGCTCGCCGCGATCGGCAACTACTCCTTGAGACACTAAGCAAAGTGACCGTATTCGGCATTGGTTCACCAAAAAAGCCGGTTGCCGATCACCCGATTCTCACCGATTCGCGCTGGCGAGCGACGAAACTCCTGCGTGAACTGCACGAACTGGCGAGGGTACAGATCGGGACCTCTGGTGGAGGAAACCATTTTGCCGAAATTGTCATTGGGGAATGGTTGACGAACGGGCAACCGTTCGTTGGTCTCTTAACCCACAGCGGTAGTCGTGGGGTAGGGGCCAGGATTGCCAACTACTATGCCGAGTTGGCCGACCGCGAGACCGCCGTAATTGCCAAAGGGATTCCGCGCACCTATGGCTGGTTGAGCACCGAGCGCGAAGCCGGCCAAGAGTATTTGTTGGCGATGCGGTTAGCCGGTGATTTTGCCCGTGCGAATCACGAAGTGATCCATGCTCGATTTGCGCGTGCATTGGGCTTGAAGGTGACACAGGTCATTGAAAATCATCACAACTTCGCCTGGGAGCAACCTGACGGAACGGTGATTCATCGTAAAGGTGCGACCCCGGCGGAGGCGGGGGTACTCGGCATTATTCCCGGCTCAATGGCGACGGCAAGTTACATTGTCGAAGGTCTCGGTGATAAAGCTACCCTTGCCAGCGCTGCTCATGGCGCGGGACGTCGCTTCAGCCGGGCCGAGGCCCGTCGCACGATCACTCCGGCGATGGCGGCGGCAGTCGTGCGTGAGGCAGGGGTGTTGGTGCGCGGCCTGACCGTTGATGAGTCACCCTTGGCCTACAAAGATATCGAATCGGTGATGGAGGTCCAAATCGCCGCCGGGTTAATCCGACCGGTCGCGCGTATGCGGCCATTAGTCGTCGTCATGTCCGGCGCCCGCGGCGAAGATTCGTAG
- a CDS encoding alpha-amylase family glycosyl hydrolase: MSDREYLSREAARSLARLLPRVEQSFTAAGGNAADWAAFEQRLRREWPRLFGLLLSLYGHQYDFFYHLEQLLITMANSWYERPDWLKQRDAVREADHEWFQSERMIGGVLYVDRFCGTLHRLREFIPYFNELGLTYLHLMPLFEAPAGNNDGGYAVSSYRRVNSQIGTTEELAALARELECAGISLVLDFVFNHTSDEHEWAQRAQAGDPDYQEFYFLFSDRTLPDAYERTLREIFPTVRRGSFTWRPDMQRWVWTTFNSFQWDLNYANPAVFRAMAAEMLFLANLGVAVLRLDAVPFIWKRMGTNCENQPEAHQIIQAFNAIARIAAPALLFKSEAIVHPDDVLSYISPHECQLSYNPLLMALLWETLATREVKLLAHSLSHRFRLPAGCAWINYLRSHDDIGWTFDDNDARAVGIDPWGHRQFLNAFYTGRFPGSFARGLPFQENPDTGDARVSGTLASLAGLEQALSNGDPTAIETAIRRILLLHSVILSIGGIPLIYLGDEVGTLNDYGYVNDPAKADDSRWVHRPVRNQAAMDRRHDPSTVPGRIFSELVKLIRLRTSLPALRDGAMEVVRSDNRHVLAYVRQTGAQRVLVLTNFSEYPQTIAGNLLRMYGPGVELFDLVSDQPVSANEALVLPPYRFVWLTPVR; the protein is encoded by the coding sequence ATGAGTGACCGGGAATATCTATCACGTGAGGCAGCGCGGTCGTTGGCGCGCCTATTGCCGCGCGTGGAGCAATCGTTTACGGCTGCCGGTGGTAATGCTGCTGATTGGGCTGCATTCGAGCAGCGATTGCGCCGGGAATGGCCTCGTCTGTTTGGGTTGTTGCTGAGCTTGTACGGACACCAGTACGACTTTTTTTACCATCTTGAACAGTTGTTAATCACGATGGCCAACAGTTGGTACGAGCGCCCAGATTGGCTCAAGCAGCGCGATGCAGTACGCGAAGCTGATCATGAGTGGTTCCAATCGGAACGGATGATAGGTGGCGTACTCTATGTCGATCGCTTCTGTGGCACCCTCCATCGGCTGCGCGAGTTTATCCCCTATTTCAATGAGCTAGGTTTGACCTATCTGCATTTGATGCCGTTGTTTGAAGCACCGGCAGGCAATAACGATGGTGGCTATGCAGTCAGTAGCTACCGGCGGGTGAATTCGCAGATCGGTACTACGGAAGAGTTGGCGGCATTGGCCCGTGAACTTGAGTGCGCCGGTATCAGTCTGGTGTTGGATTTCGTCTTCAACCACACCTCTGACGAACACGAATGGGCGCAGCGGGCGCAGGCCGGTGATCCAGATTATCAAGAGTTCTATTTCCTCTTCTCTGATCGTACTTTGCCTGATGCATACGAGCGCACACTACGCGAGATATTCCCGACGGTACGGCGCGGTAGCTTTACGTGGCGACCCGATATGCAGCGCTGGGTGTGGACGACCTTCAACAGTTTTCAATGGGACCTCAACTATGCCAATCCAGCCGTGTTTCGGGCGATGGCTGCCGAGATGCTCTTTCTTGCTAATCTGGGGGTGGCCGTTCTGCGGCTTGATGCGGTACCGTTCATTTGGAAGCGGATGGGCACCAACTGTGAGAATCAGCCGGAAGCACATCAGATTATCCAAGCGTTTAATGCGATTGCTCGCATTGCTGCACCGGCTCTGCTCTTTAAATCAGAGGCAATTGTCCATCCTGATGATGTCTTGAGTTATATCAGTCCGCATGAGTGTCAATTATCGTATAACCCACTCTTGATGGCATTACTGTGGGAAACGTTAGCGACGCGCGAAGTAAAATTGTTAGCTCACTCACTGAGCCATCGCTTCCGGTTACCGGCGGGTTGTGCGTGGATCAACTATCTCCGTTCACACGACGACATTGGCTGGACGTTTGATGACAACGATGCGCGTGCGGTTGGGATTGATCCGTGGGGCCACCGTCAGTTTCTCAACGCTTTCTATACCGGGCGTTTTCCCGGTTCGTTTGCTCGCGGTTTACCATTCCAAGAAAACCCTGATACCGGTGATGCGCGTGTATCGGGGACACTGGCATCGTTGGCGGGGCTGGAACAGGCTCTCAGTAATGGTGATCCGACCGCTATCGAGACGGCAATCCGGCGGATTCTCTTGCTGCACAGCGTTATCCTGAGTATCGGTGGGATTCCGCTGATCTATCTGGGTGATGAGGTAGGGACACTCAACGATTATGGGTATGTCAACGATCCGGCCAAAGCCGATGACAGTCGTTGGGTGCATCGTCCGGTACGTAATCAAGCGGCGATGGATCGGCGCCACGATCCGTCAACGGTACCGGGACGGATTTTTAGTGAATTAGTCAAGTTGATTCGATTGCGGACTTCGTTGCCGGCGTTGCGCGATGGTGCAATGGAAGTTGTGCGTAGCGATAATCGGCACGTATTGGCGTATGTGCGGCAAACCGGCGCTCAGCGCGTGTTGGTACTGACCAACTTCTCGGAGTATCCGCAGACCATTGCCGGTAATTTGCTACGTATGTATGGCCCCGGTGTGGAACTGTTCGATCTGGTGAGTGATCAACCGGTTTCGGCGAATGAAGCGCTCGTACTGCCACCGTACCGATTTGTCTGGTTGACGCCGGTGCGTTAG
- a CDS encoding ABC transporter permease: METMTTPPNLVHRFVPALALGIALLAVLEWGLPAAGIPAYLLPPPSRVIIAALQPEVRLAYHTIATAGAALLGLAVGTLISFIVAVAFLFSRPLEDALYPWVLLGQSLPSVALAPLLTIWLGEGLAPRAAMAALFAGFPLLIATISGLRRPAPEQLAMMQAYGASQWQILRMLRLPAALPFIFSGLRVAGALAVIGALVSELAGAGRGLGYLITTSTYRLATDRAFAAVAAAAGLALALHGGFLWLERTIVYWERDR; this comes from the coding sequence ATGGAAACGATGACTACACCACCCAACCTGGTTCACCGTTTCGTTCCGGCGTTGGCGCTCGGCATCGCGCTCTTGGCGGTGCTCGAATGGGGACTACCCGCTGCCGGCATTCCTGCATATCTCCTGCCACCACCGTCACGGGTTATCATCGCGGCTTTACAGCCAGAAGTTCGCTTAGCCTATCACACCATCGCTACGGCCGGCGCCGCATTGCTCGGCCTTGCCGTCGGTACCCTGATCAGTTTCATTGTCGCCGTTGCTTTTCTCTTTTCCCGCCCGCTCGAAGACGCCCTCTACCCGTGGGTCTTGCTCGGCCAGAGTTTGCCCTCAGTCGCCTTGGCGCCGCTGCTTACCATTTGGCTAGGTGAAGGGCTTGCGCCCCGCGCAGCAATGGCAGCTCTTTTCGCCGGCTTTCCCCTGCTCATCGCCACCATCAGCGGCCTCCGCCGACCGGCGCCCGAACAATTGGCGATGATGCAAGCGTATGGCGCGTCACAATGGCAAATCCTGCGCATGCTACGCCTACCGGCAGCGTTACCGTTTATCTTCAGCGGGCTGCGCGTCGCCGGTGCGCTGGCCGTGATCGGCGCACTGGTGAGCGAGCTGGCCGGTGCCGGCCGTGGGTTGGGCTATCTGATCACCACCTCGACCTACCGTTTAGCTACCGACCGCGCCTTTGCGGCTGTAGCTGCGGCCGCCGGATTGGCCCTCGCACTGCACGGTGGTTTCCTCTGGCTCGAACGCACGATTGTCTACTGGGAACGTGATCGGTAA